A stretch of DNA from Papaver somniferum cultivar HN1 unplaced genomic scaffold, ASM357369v1 unplaced-scaffold_79, whole genome shotgun sequence:
ATTTGTTGAGTCTATTGATATATTTTCAGCTCCTGTGGAAAACCCACCACAACCGAGCATTACACGAAGTAAGTATAATATAGATACTGTTAGATCTCGATTAATTAATAAGGTCGATCAATTAAAGAAAAACTCTACTAATTTGTTGAGATTATTGATATATTTTCAGCTCCTGTGGCAAACCCACCACAACCCAGCATTTCAAAAGGTAAGTATACCAAACTTTAGATGGTTTTGTTTAGACATATGATGATTATTTATAACTATGGAATATTTGTTCTTGTTGCAGCAAAGCAAAAGCCAAAGATGTCACTTACAGTGCTCCTTATTATAGTTGTTCCAACCGTTATCACAGTAGTATCTATCATAACTATTTTGTGTTTCTGCAtaataagaagaaagaaaattagCAGTAAGCTTTGTTATACTTTTTGTATCTTTTCAAATTACAAAGTTTCAGGATTAACCATTCGGAATTTGAATCTTTACTAGCGATCATTTCACTTAAATCTAATTTTTTTGTTGTATTGTTTTGAAGATATTGGCGAAATTCAAAGTGCTGAATCTTTGCAGTTCAAATTCAGTACAATAAGTGCTGCGACAAACAACTTCTCAGATGCGAATAAGCTTGGGCGAGGCGGATTTGGTATCGTATACAAGGTATATATCCATAACAATACAATGCAATTAATACTGCAATGGCACTTTATATTGTCCTGGCTACGCTGTGATCAGGGTACACTGACGGATGGACAAGAAATAGCTGTGAAGAGGTTGTCTGAAAATTCAGGTCAAGGTGAAAAGGAATTTAAGAATGAAGTTGCGTTGCTAATCAAACTGCAGCACAAAAATCTTGTTAGACTATTAGGTTATTGTTTACACGGAGATGAAAAGCTACTCGTTTATGAGTTCATGAAAAATGGAAGCCTCGATCAATTCTTATTCGGTTTGGCTActtccattttcttttctttatttatttttattcctGAGCAATAAACTCGCAGTACTACTGACCATAAATATGAAAAACTGAATGTGTAGATCCATTTAAATGCGCACATTTAGATTGGGGAAAGCGACACATGATTATAGGAGGTATTGCCAAAGGTCTTCTGTATCTTCACGAGGATTCTCGACTTAACATCATTCATCGAGATCTCAAAGCTAGCAACGTATTACTAGGACCAGATATGGTCCCAAAAATTGCAGATTTTGGGATGGCTAAGATTTTTATGGTGAACCAAAGTCAAGCAAGCACAAAACGCGTTTGTGGAACTTTGTAAGTCTTGTACCTCTTCAAAAACCATGTCACTATACATGCATATATAAGAACATGTTTTGATACCGGATTGTGATCACACGCAGTGGATATATGGCTCCTGAGTATGCAATGCTAGGTAAATTCTCGGTAAAATCAGATGTCTTTAGTTTCGGTGTCTTAATTCTAGAGATACTATGCGGCAAGAGGAGTAACTCATTTGGAAGAGACGAAGATGCCGAGAGTATATTAACCTATGTGAGTGTAAGCTAAGTTTCTTTGGTTTATAGGCATGAATTGTCTTCACTACACATTTACCATAAAAACTGTAATTTATAGGCATGGAAGCTTTGGAATGAAGGAAAATATCTTGAATTGCTAGATCCTACATTGAGAGGGCATCATTCAACAAGCGAAGTGATGAGATGCATAGAAATTGCATTATTATGTGTTCAAGAAGATGTAGCTGAAAGACCAGCAATGGCACGGATTGTTCACATTCTGAATAACTACTCTGTTACTGTTGCAGCACCTTTAACACCATCTGCATTTTCATTGAGTAATGACAACCGAACGGAACCCAATATCCCCTCTCAAGGTGTTGGCAATGTGAGCGTTAATGAGATGTCTACGACAGAATTATACCCTCGGTGACACTGTATTATGGCTAAATTTGGGAGGTCTCAGGTCAAGGATAGATGATTATATGTATAGATTATTTCCCATTTGTGTATCTAATTTTATTTAGCAACCTTAATGGATAACCATTAAACAATATAAACACAGGAATTCTTGAAGTTGTTTTCAGCTTGAGCAAATgcttaatattttcttttattaatgtAATGTTTAGTTATTGGCAAACCGATTGCAACACCGAAGGGAGTAATTGCTATACATAAGTCAATGTGCAGGGTGCAAATAATAATCAATAAAAAGGTGGAAACAAAATAAAGGTATAAGCGCTTCAATTacttcaaattaaaacaaaacaaaaaaacaaaactctAAAGAAGAATTTAGGAACGGTTATACCCGTTCGGAAATGATAAATGTCGTGAAATACAAGGATTTAGTCAAAATCAGCTTGGGTCAAAGTAAAAATTGGCGGATAGGATCGAAGTGGCGTGGTATGGACGGCAGGAAGCCTATGTGCATCCCGAATTTTAGCTCATTTACTTCTTAAacctttctcttttatttttctcaCTCGCTCCAGGGTTTCTGTACCTTTGATTTCTATGAATCAGTGGAGTAAATCTGTGGATGCAAGCAAGGTCTCAAGGAATGGACCAAAATCATCAATCCACCTTTTCTTCTTATGATAGTAATAAACTCATTTTTCAATTGTTTTGGTTAGTAATGCATTTGTAAAATCTATTGGATTTTTGTTCTTTCCAGGGTACAGTAGCTTGGAAATCGGTACGCAGTcaaattagagctggcaaacgggcgggacagggctggcttgttacgggttacacggattcgggttaacacgggtcaaaacccgcgggttgatatttttcacgggtggtcatttctttaACCCGCATCCGTAACGGGTTAaacctgcgggttcacgggttaacccgtttatggtgagtcaactcaccagaaaccgatttgacagagtttcctctgattTATGACAGATTCAACATTCACATACTCACATTGACAGTTTCAGCCTGTCACACGCCAAAATTTACAATCCAATGCCGATAGAATGAAGAACAAACAAATAATGGCAATCACAAAAACTTTGTATcatttaaattataaaaaatttCAAAAGATAGAAAGACATCACTACTATCTGCTAATCCCAACACAAAATACAGTATGCTATTTGAAGAAAAGGTAAAACCCGTGAAAAGGAAGATAAAAAAGACCTTTTCTTAAACAAATAAAACAAGCAAAAAGACGTATGGATTAGCATATGTAGTTTAATCTCTTAATACTGATATTGTCTTTGTCCTTCACAAAATAATTTCCACCAAGAAGTT
This window harbors:
- the LOC113344600 gene encoding putative receptor-like protein kinase At4g00960, whose product is MGNSRFFNMFIKILSAILICYALKANAQTDTENVYHSCSGGNYIANSTYESIVKLLLSSLKDSFNKGTIRNGYYNNTIVRRSNTMYGSYQCRGYIRHQECEESVVSAANEIALLCPTSKQAAISYKDLVVLQFSDKLFFSILQDKPLFTLPSEELVPNPDEFNPKLDLLKIYGLAQCSSDLSVDNCNRCLRGGINDIQKRFSGRIGGKVITWSCYFRYKLFPFYTKYATSPAPANPPQPSITRTPVENPPQPSITRTPVANPPQPSISKAKQKPKMSLTVLLIIVVPTVITVVSIITILCFCIIRRKKISNIGEIQSAESLQFKFSTISAATNNFSDANKLGRGGFGIVYKGTLTDGQEIAVKRLSENSGQGEKEFKNEVALLIKLQHKNLVRLLGYCLHGDEKLLVYEFMKNGSLDQFLFDPFKCAHLDWGKRHMIIGGIAKGLLYLHEDSRLNIIHRDLKASNVLLGPDMVPKIADFGMAKIFMVNQSQASTKRVCGTFGYMAPEYAMLGKFSVKSDVFSFGVLILEILCGKRSNSFGRDEDAESILTYAWKLWNEGKYLELLDPTLRGHHSTSEVMRCIEIALLCVQEDVAERPAMARIVHILNNYSVTVAAPLTPSAFSLSNDNRTEPNIPSQGVGNVSVNEMSTTELYPR